In Pseudoalteromonas sp. NC201, a single window of DNA contains:
- a CDS encoding LytR/AlgR family response regulator transcription factor: MKTVISYLIVDDEPLARARVKRLMQKHASFRCIGEVDCADGVEALLNQEPVQLIFLDISMPGQSGVELASQLRLQFPRMKIVFLTAHPEYALEAFELHANGYLVKPLDSDKLDALLTTIFPSMETLSYYVGSELRYVQVSDVIVAEADEKYTRVTLNSGLQALIDMSLKSLLDKFPTHFIQIHRSTLVKRTEISALELHEQKHYVCLKSLPNRYEVSRRAYTQLKTLF, encoded by the coding sequence ATGAAAACAGTAATATCTTACCTTATTGTGGATGATGAGCCGTTGGCAAGAGCTCGCGTTAAACGATTAATGCAAAAGCACGCAAGCTTTCGTTGTATCGGTGAAGTTGACTGCGCTGACGGTGTGGAAGCGCTACTAAATCAGGAGCCTGTACAGCTAATTTTTCTTGATATTTCGATGCCGGGTCAGTCAGGTGTTGAGCTTGCGAGTCAATTACGCCTGCAATTTCCGAGGATGAAAATCGTGTTTCTAACGGCGCATCCGGAATATGCGTTAGAAGCATTTGAACTGCACGCCAATGGTTATCTAGTGAAGCCACTAGATAGTGATAAGCTTGATGCTTTATTGACTACTATCTTTCCGAGTATGGAGACGCTAAGCTATTACGTTGGCAGTGAGTTGCGTTACGTTCAGGTTTCGGATGTTATTGTTGCCGAGGCGGATGAAAAATATACGCGAGTAACCTTGAATTCCGGCCTACAAGCATTAATTGACATGTCACTCAAGTCACTGTTAGATAAGTTTCCAACACATTTTATTCAAATCCATCGCAGTACATTAGTTAAGCGAACAGAAATTTCAGCTTTAGAACTACATGAACAAAAGCACTATGTTTGCCTCAAGTCGCTGCCCAATCGCTATGAAGTTAGCCGTAGAGCTTACACCCAACTAAAAACATTATTTTGA
- a CDS encoding pilus assembly protein encodes MKKLFCILITWSALTQIAQAEDIELYVKHNVSTREQPRVLMLFDTSGSMAWDSQNGKACYERYSYRVWTGWRYETRYGYRETECFNGSNCYQANQYNQAVQGCADSRLKVAQNAMRKLVRDNADIQFGLSRLYSSSGGYILNGIGSSSDDIVEKINALPASGSTPLSETLWELYNYLKGGDVYWGENGGNDRDKSIERRGNYISAFTPARGADERCDTSINLILMTDGDPTSDTSSNNSIVNEYFSVYGSYPNYFDINEGSGVTKNYLPALAKTMRGTSQVKVDLYPSTPDEHDFARVFTIGFGNGMSGTGIDLLKETATQGGGQYLHAHTANDLSDVLKTTITNIRNVSASFSSPTVSANAQDPTQTGNALYYTQFKPETHTRWRGNLKKLKFENKKVVGQEGTPAIDEKGAISNSITTFWSAGGSKDGNNIEKGGVNYALENQLTRKVLSDFDGGSLVEFTYDNAESAYGGRTQLADAMGLSGASKSQLQEVFNWVIGKDVDDDDGDGFSSDRRADIFADPLHSKPASIDYGNGDVRILVGTNAGVLHMFKDNGNSVSESWAFIPKSLLSILNPVKTEKAETKLYGMDGPITVYFHDINKNRKVESGDKVWAFVGMRRGGNKYYGFDITNPDSPSLLWGGPISGDSNKFKDLGQTWSKPVVSFIEKQKNRPVLIFAAGYNTNKDNVSRSVDENNKGVGIYMVDIMSNNADIVWSLTGDAFKGEHSIVAQPALTDSDYDGFSDRIYLADTAGSIWRIDMPGPNPNDPTEPWTHFELAQLGSTAADQDRRFFYKPTIARTFYSQVTKTIFGTGKDDYRMDRKDTPFDAIVIGSGNRAKPIDSSVTDYLFMVRDMNTKTKSFVEDIPEPIVISDLMEMKDDPFGNAVNDLEKFVKEEAKLAQFKGWKYQLSGGEKSLAESTVIGGVAYFTSFTPADQTTQQCTLTGGKGQLYMFHLHYGTGKTYITSQDLPDKPSIIVRDNIVYIPGPGIEAGPDASTPFAPPSIPSEPVPSKEPVEIFTTKSTKIKTKQLYIYKREDSDEKGKDE; translated from the coding sequence ATGAAAAAGTTATTTTGTATTTTAATTACTTGGTCCGCGTTGACACAAATCGCTCAGGCCGAAGATATCGAGCTTTACGTTAAACATAATGTCTCTACCCGTGAGCAGCCCAGAGTATTAATGTTATTTGATACATCGGGCAGTATGGCGTGGGACTCACAAAATGGTAAGGCGTGTTATGAGCGTTACTCATATCGCGTGTGGACTGGCTGGCGTTATGAAACACGTTATGGATACCGAGAAACAGAGTGCTTTAACGGTAGTAACTGTTATCAAGCAAATCAGTACAATCAAGCTGTACAGGGCTGTGCTGATAGCCGCCTCAAAGTTGCGCAAAACGCGATGCGTAAACTGGTGAGAGACAACGCAGATATCCAATTTGGTTTATCTCGCCTATATTCTTCAAGTGGCGGTTATATATTAAATGGTATTGGTAGTAGTAGTGATGACATTGTAGAAAAAATAAATGCATTACCAGCGTCTGGCTCAACGCCGTTATCTGAAACCTTATGGGAGTTGTATAACTACCTTAAAGGTGGAGATGTCTACTGGGGCGAAAACGGTGGAAACGATAGAGATAAGAGTATAGAGCGTCGTGGTAATTATATCTCCGCGTTTACTCCAGCCCGTGGCGCGGATGAACGCTGCGATACCTCAATTAATTTAATTTTAATGACAGATGGAGATCCAACCAGTGACACTAGCTCAAACAATAGCATAGTGAATGAATATTTTTCAGTCTATGGCTCTTATCCCAATTACTTTGATATAAATGAAGGTTCTGGTGTCACTAAAAATTATTTACCCGCATTAGCTAAAACAATGCGCGGTACGTCTCAAGTTAAAGTTGACTTATATCCTTCTACACCTGATGAACACGATTTTGCACGGGTCTTCACGATTGGTTTTGGTAATGGTATGTCGGGTACAGGCATAGATCTGCTTAAAGAAACCGCGACGCAAGGTGGTGGGCAATATCTTCATGCGCATACCGCAAACGACTTGTCGGACGTGCTCAAAACCACGATTACCAATATCAGAAATGTGAGTGCAAGCTTTAGTTCACCAACCGTGTCTGCCAACGCACAAGACCCGACACAAACTGGAAACGCTTTATACTACACTCAGTTTAAGCCGGAAACTCATACTCGCTGGCGCGGTAACCTTAAAAAATTAAAATTTGAAAATAAAAAAGTGGTGGGCCAAGAAGGTACCCCCGCGATAGATGAAAAAGGCGCAATCTCAAACAGTATTACCACCTTTTGGTCAGCTGGAGGCTCGAAGGATGGCAATAATATTGAAAAGGGTGGTGTTAACTACGCTTTGGAAAATCAACTAACGAGAAAAGTGCTGTCGGATTTTGACGGCGGCTCGTTAGTTGAATTTACTTATGATAATGCAGAGAGTGCATACGGTGGCCGAACACAATTAGCGGATGCGATGGGCCTAAGTGGTGCCAGTAAAAGCCAGTTACAAGAAGTCTTCAACTGGGTAATTGGCAAAGATGTAGATGATGACGATGGAGATGGTTTTTCTTCGGATAGAAGAGCCGATATATTTGCAGATCCGCTTCATTCAAAGCCAGCATCAATTGACTATGGGAATGGTGACGTTCGCATCTTAGTAGGCACCAATGCTGGTGTGTTACACATGTTCAAAGACAATGGTAACAGTGTAAGCGAAAGTTGGGCATTTATTCCGAAGTCGCTTTTATCTATCTTAAACCCAGTGAAAACGGAAAAAGCAGAAACCAAGTTATATGGCATGGATGGCCCAATTACTGTCTATTTTCATGATATCAATAAAAACCGAAAAGTAGAGTCTGGTGACAAGGTGTGGGCCTTTGTTGGTATGCGCCGTGGTGGAAACAAGTACTATGGTTTCGATATCACTAACCCTGATTCGCCATCATTACTTTGGGGTGGGCCTATTTCTGGTGATTCAAATAAGTTTAAAGATTTGGGACAAACGTGGTCTAAGCCTGTCGTCAGCTTTATTGAAAAGCAAAAGAATAGACCCGTATTGATTTTTGCTGCAGGTTATAACACCAACAAGGATAATGTATCGCGCTCAGTCGATGAGAATAACAAAGGTGTTGGTATTTACATGGTCGATATCATGTCAAACAATGCTGATATCGTTTGGTCGCTTACTGGAGATGCGTTTAAGGGGGAGCATAGCATCGTTGCGCAACCTGCATTGACGGATTCGGACTACGATGGCTTTAGCGACCGAATATATTTAGCGGATACCGCAGGCAGTATATGGCGAATAGATATGCCTGGACCAAACCCTAATGATCCTACGGAGCCGTGGACACACTTTGAGCTTGCACAACTGGGTAGTACAGCCGCTGATCAGGATAGACGTTTTTTCTATAAACCTACGATAGCAAGAACCTTCTATAGCCAAGTAACGAAAACTATCTTTGGCACAGGAAAAGATGATTATCGAATGGATAGAAAAGATACGCCGTTTGATGCCATTGTAATAGGGAGCGGAAATCGCGCAAAGCCAATAGATTCAAGCGTAACGGATTATCTCTTTATGGTTAGGGATATGAATACCAAGACAAAATCCTTTGTTGAGGATATCCCGGAACCGATAGTAATCAGCGATTTAATGGAAATGAAAGATGATCCTTTTGGTAATGCGGTAAATGACTTGGAAAAATTCGTTAAAGAAGAGGCTAAGCTGGCTCAATTTAAAGGTTGGAAGTATCAATTGTCTGGTGGAGAAAAGTCGCTAGCAGAATCAACAGTGATTGGTGGGGTCGCTTATTTTACGTCATTTACCCCAGCAGACCAGACTACTCAGCAATGTACGCTCACAGGCGGTAAGGGGCAGCTCTATATGTTTCACCTACACTATGGAACAGGAAAAACCTATATTACATCACAAGACTTACCAGATAAGCCCTCGATCATAGTAAGAGACAATATTGTGTATATTCCAGGTCCTGGGATTGAAGCAGGACCTGATGCAAGTACTCCTTTTGCACCACCGAGTATTCCTAGTGAACCAGTACCTTCTAAAGAGCCGGTCGAAATATTCACAACCAAAAGTACAAAGATAAAGACTAAACAGCTTTATATCTATAAGAGAGAAGATAGCGATGAGAAAGGGAAAGATGAATAG
- a CDS encoding PilW family protein, protein MKRMLGFTLLEIMIAMFIGVMLLAGVIATYIGMKATTNDTMQIGELQEKGRLALSIMRRDIEQVGFWGTFYDKGFTATNQSAPANPGNDCSGGPNNGSFPNNDPTNFRPIWATVTNGASALGCISRAVPQSEVLQMKFLEGNPVGITGLVPNAGEVQKTRYYFIAQQEQAEFIAGNSIVDMPSVNATLWPYSHHVYYVSEEEQVINNRTITVPVLRRKRLLISGGMVDELVIEGVEQIRFVFGLDTDYDGRVDRYRHTANMSEADWSGTRGILSLQLFVLVRVLQPDADFGVQKRTYYLGNDPARRELTYTDAVRRTVFSTTISMYNMGGSAWEM, encoded by the coding sequence ATGAAAAGGATGTTAGGGTTTACTTTATTAGAAATAATGATCGCCATGTTCATTGGTGTAATGTTATTGGCAGGTGTTATAGCAACATACATAGGTATGAAGGCGACCACCAATGACACGATGCAAATTGGAGAGTTACAAGAAAAGGGTCGCTTGGCTCTATCAATAATGCGCCGTGATATTGAGCAAGTAGGTTTCTGGGGAACTTTTTACGACAAGGGTTTCACTGCTACTAATCAAAGTGCACCGGCAAACCCCGGGAACGATTGTTCTGGCGGACCTAACAACGGAAGTTTCCCTAACAATGACCCAACAAATTTTAGGCCTATATGGGCAACAGTCACAAATGGTGCATCAGCACTAGGGTGTATCTCTCGAGCTGTGCCTCAGTCTGAGGTGTTGCAAATGAAATTTCTTGAAGGTAACCCTGTAGGTATCACGGGATTAGTTCCGAATGCAGGGGAGGTACAGAAGACTAGGTACTATTTTATTGCACAGCAGGAGCAAGCAGAGTTTATTGCTGGTAATAGCATTGTCGATATGCCAAGTGTAAATGCCACATTATGGCCCTATAGCCATCATGTTTACTATGTGAGTGAAGAAGAGCAAGTTATTAATAATCGTACGATTACTGTTCCAGTGTTGAGGCGGAAGAGGCTATTAATTAGCGGTGGAATGGTTGATGAGCTAGTGATTGAAGGTGTTGAACAGATACGGTTTGTGTTTGGTTTAGATACCGACTATGACGGCCGCGTAGACAGATACAGGCATACTGCGAATATGTCTGAGGCTGATTGGAGCGGAACACGAGGCATTTTGTCTTTGCAGCTGTTTGTTTTAGTTAGAGTATTACAGCCTGATGCAGATTTCGGGGTGCAAAAGCGAACATATTATCTTGGTAATGATCCTGCTCGTCGAGAGCTAACTTATACAGATGCGGTTCGCAGAACGGTTTTCTCAACCACGATTTCGATGTACAACATGGGAGGCTCAGCATGGGAAATGTAA
- the pilV gene encoding type IV pilus modification protein PilV, translating into MHISLKQHGFTLLEVLIAFMILSFGLLGAVALQAKAKQASFDSMQRAAAVELASDIMHRIRSNDAANITTLYDVDFNSTEDVQANTTCYTQRCNAETLAKTDIANWRQAIRARENTGSLDNAVVCINPTSVAGDTSGVNVQVIVTWRGRQAMTALANNPAGDCGTVDDRRRAVVMDTFVLIRSVP; encoded by the coding sequence ATGCATATTTCGCTAAAGCAACATGGCTTCACACTGTTAGAAGTGCTTATTGCGTTTATGATTTTAAGCTTTGGGCTGCTTGGTGCTGTGGCATTACAAGCAAAAGCTAAGCAGGCAAGTTTTGATTCTATGCAGCGAGCAGCAGCGGTCGAGCTTGCCAGTGACATTATGCATCGTATTCGTAGTAATGATGCGGCAAATATAACCACACTTTACGATGTTGACTTTAATAGTACCGAAGACGTACAGGCAAACACCACGTGTTATACACAGCGCTGTAATGCAGAAACGCTTGCGAAAACAGATATTGCTAATTGGCGTCAAGCGATAAGAGCAAGGGAAAATACAGGCTCATTGGATAACGCGGTAGTGTGTATTAACCCCACCTCCGTTGCCGGTGATACATCAGGGGTAAATGTACAGGTCATTGTCACTTGGCGAGGTCGTCAAGCCATGACTGCCCTTGCGAATAATCCCGCGGGAGATTGTGGCACGGTTGATGATAGACGCAGAGCAGTAGTTATGGACACATTTGTCTTAATTAGGAGTGTGCCATGA